The sequence below is a genomic window from Thermus filiformis.
TCGCCCAGGTAGTTCTGGTTGGCGTCCACGCCGATGAAGAAGAGGGGGGTGGTGCCGGCGCCGCAGGCCTTGGTGTAGTCGGCGTACTTGGGCACCTTGGCGTAGGGGTCGGCCTTGCGGACGAACTTGACCGCCCCGCCCTCCTTGAGGCACTTGGTCTGCTTCACGTAGTCAATGAGCCCGAGGCCGGAGCCGCCCGCGGCGGCGTAGATGATGTCCGCCCCCTGGCGCACCTGGCTCGCGGCGATCTCCTTGGCCTTGGCGGGGTCGTTCCAGGCGGCGGGGGTGTTGCCCACGTACTGGGCGATGACCTTGCCCTGGATCCCGTCCTCCTTGAAGGCGTACATGGCCCCGGCCCGGTACCCGGCCTCAAACTTGTGGATCAGGGGGATGTCCATGCCGCCGATGAAGCCCACCACCCCGGTCCGGCTCATCTTCCCGGCGATGTAGCCCACCAGGAAGCTCCCCTCGTGCTCGCGGAAGACCAGGCCCACCGCGTTTTGGAGCTTGCCCTCGCCGGGGACGGCGTCCACCACCGCGAACTTCACGTCCTTGAACTCCTTGGCGTTGGCGGTGATGGCGGGCTCGTTGGCGAAGCCCACCCCGATCACCAGGTCAAACCCCTCCTCCGCGAACTTGCGGATCCCCTGCCCCACCTGGCTGGGGTCGGCGGGCTCAAAGTCAAAAAGCTGGATCTTGAAGTCCTTCGCCGCCCGCTGCGCCCCCTCCCAGGCGGACTGGTTGAAGGAGCGGTCAAACTTCCCGCCCGCGTCAAAGGCGATCCCCACCCGCACCTGGGCCAGGCTCAGGCCCAAGGCGGCCACCGTCAAAAGCGCCAGAGTCCGTTTCATCCTTCCACCTCCATAGGGCACATAGGCCAGAGGGCATTATACCGCCTGGGGTAGACTTAGGGCATGACCCGGGAAGAAGCGCGCCGGCGGATCAACGAGCTGCGCGACCTCATCCGCTACCACAACTACCGCTACTACGTCCTGGCCGACCCTGAGATCTCCGATGCGGAGTACGACCGGCTCCTTAGGGAGCTCAAGGAGCTTGAGGAGCGCTTTCCCGAGTTCAAGTCCCCGGACTCGCCCACGGAGCAGGTGGGGGCGAGGCCCCTCGAGCCCACCTTCCGCCCCGTCCGCCACCCCACCCGGATGTACTCCCTGGACAACGCCTTCACCTACGAGGAAGTCCTGGCCTTTGAGGAGAGGCTCGAGCGGGCCCTGGGCCGGAAGCGACCCTTCCTCTACACCGTGGAGCACAAGGTGGACGGGCTTTCCGTCAACCTCTACTACGAGGAGGGGGTCCTGGTCTACGGGGCCACCCGGGGGGACGGGGAGGTGGGGGAGGAGGTGACGCAAAACCTCCTTACCATCCCCACCATCCCCCGTAGGCTCAAGGGCGTGCCGGACCGCCTCGAGGTCCGGGGGGAGGTCTACATGCCCATAGAGGCCTTCCTCCGCCTCAACGAGGAGCTGGAAGAAAGGGGGGAGAAGGTCTTCAAGAACCCCCGGAACGCCGCCGCGGGCTCTTTGCGCCAGAAGGACCCCCGCGTCACCGCCAAGCGGGGCCTAAGGGCCACCTTCTACGCCCTGGGCCTGGGCCTGGAGGAGTCGGGGCTTAAGAGCCAGTACGAGCTCCTCCTCTGGCTTAAGGAGAAGGGGTTCCCCGTGGAGCACGGCTACGAGAAGGCCCTGGGAGCGGAAGGGGTGGAGGAGGTCTACCGGCGCTTCCTTGCTCAAAGGCATGCCCTCCCCTTTGAGGCGGACGGGGTGGTGCTCAAGCTGGACGACCTCACCCTCTGGGGGGAGCTCGGCTACACCGCCCGCGCCCCCCGGTTCGCCCTCGCCTACAAGTTCCCCGCCGAGGAGAAGGAGACCAGGCTTTTGGACGTGGTCTTCCAGGTAGGCCGGACGGGCCGGGTGACCCCGGTGGGGGTCCTGGAGCCCGTCTTCATAGAGGGGAGCGAGGTCTCCCGGGTCACCCTGCACAACGAGAGCTACATCGAGGAGCTGGACATCCGCATCGGGGACTGGGTCCTGGTCCACAAGGCCGGGGGAGTGATCCCGGAGGTCCTGAGGGTCCTGAAGGAAAGGCGTACCGGAAAGGAGCGGCCCATCCGCTGGCCCGAGGCCTGTCCCGAGTGCGGCCACCGGCTGGTCAAGGAGGGGAAGGTGCACCGCTGCCCCAACCCCCTCTGCCCCGCCAAGCGGTTTGAGGCCATCCGGCACTATGCCTCCCGCAAGGCCATGGACATAGAGGGCCTGGGGGAGAAGCTCATAGAGCGGCTTCTGGAAAAGGGGCTGGTGCGGGACGTGGCCGACCTCTACCACCTGAGGAAGGAGGACCTTTTGGGCCTCGAGCGCATGGGGGAGAAGAGCGCTCAGAATCTCCTTCGCCAGATCGAGGAGAGCAAGCACCGGGGCTTAGAGCGCCTTCTTTACGCTCTGGGCCTGCCCGGGGTGGGGGAGGTGCTGGCCCGGAACCTGGCCCGCCGCTTCGGGACCATGGACCGGCTCCTCGAGGCCTCCTTGGAGGAGCTTATAGAGGTGGAGGAGGTGGGGGAGCTCACCGCCCGGGCCATCCTGGAGACCCTCAAGGACCCCGCCTTCCGCGACCTGGTGCGGAGGCTGAAGGAGGCCGGGGTGAGCATGGAGTCCAAGGAGGAGGTCTCGGACCTACTTTCGGGGCTCACCTTCGTCCTCACCGGGGAGCTCTCCCGTCCCCGGGAGGAGGTGAAGGCCCTTCTCCAGCGCCTGGGGGCCAAGGTGACCGACTCGGTGAGCCGGAAGACGAGCTACCTGGTGGTGGGGGAGAACCCCGGGAGCAAGCTGGAGAAGGCCCGGGCCCTGGGGGTGGCTGTGCTCACCGAGGAGGAGTTCTGGCGCTTCCTGAAGGAGAAGGGGGCTCCCGTCCCGGCCTGATACCACCCCAGCTTGGCTTGTGCCAAGCTGGGGGCCCCGATTGAGCCCTTCTGGGGCGCCACAGAGGAGACGGGTGGGTAGAGGAAAGAGGGCTACCCGCCGAAGATTTTCTCCAACGCCTCCTTGACCCGCCTCTCGGAAAGGCCCAGCGCCCGCAGGGCCTTCTCGTAAAGCTCCGGGGTGAGGAGGCCCCGCAGGGCTAAAAGCTCGGTGCGGGAGAGGTTCTGCCCCAAAAGGACGTGCTCCTCAAAGGCCTCCCAGGCCATGGGGACCCTCTCCTTGACGATGTTGGCGATCGCCTGGGCGTACTGGCGGATCTCCCACTGGGCGTGGGGGTCCAGGCGGAGCTTCAGAAAGTGGAAGAGGTTGTGCAGGTCCTGCTTCCAGTAAAACTCGGTGTAGAGGTTCAAGGGAAGGACCATCCGGGCCATCTCCCGGGCCACGCCCCGCTCCAAAAGGGCCTGGTAGGCCCGGTAGGCCTCCTCCTCCACCTCTTTCAAGAGGGCATCGGCTCCCTGGTCCTCGTAGCTTCCCTCCGAGCCCTGTTTGTTGTCCTTGGCCTGCTTGCGCCACTTTTCGGGCTCGTAAAACTCCTCCTTGAGGACGGAGTACCGCCCGGAGATCTCGTTGACGCTCGCCGTCCGGTGGCGGAACCATTGCCGGACCACGAATATGGGGGCTTTGATGTGAAACTTGAACTCCACCATCTCAAAGGGGCTGGTGTGCCGGTGGCGCATCAGGTAGTCGATAAGGGCCCGGTCCTCCCGGTAGGTCTTGGTCCCCTCCCCGTAGGAGACCCGGGCCGCCTGGACGATGGAGCGGTCATCCCCCATCTGGTCCACCAGGCGGACGAAGCCCTTGTCCAGAACGGAAATCTCCACGGGGAGATTTTACACCGCCCCCCTTGCCGGGTAGGATAAGAAGGCGTATTTGGAGCGCGCCATGGAGATTCCCACCTACCCCTTACCCGATGAGCGGGGCCGGTTCGGCCCCTACGGCGGCCGGTACGTGCCCGAGACCCTCATCCCCGCCCTCGAGGAGGTCCAGGCGGCCTATTTGGAGGCCAAGCGGGACCCGGAGTTTTTGGCGGAGCTGGACTACTACCTCAAGGAGTTCGCGGGCCGCCCCACCCCCTTGTACTTTGCCGAGAACCTCTCGCGCCACCTGGGGGGTCCCCGGGTCTACCTCAAGCGGGAGGACCTCCTCCACACCGGGGCCCACAAGATCAACAACACCCTGGGCCAGGCCCTCCTGGCCCGGCGCATGGGGAAGAGGCGGGTCATCGCCGAGACCGGGGCGGGCCAGCACGGGGTGAGCGTGGCCACGGTGGCCGCCCGGTTCGGGCTGGAGTGCGTGGTCTACATGGGGGAGGAGGACGTCCGGAGACAGGCCTTGAACGTCTTCCGGATGAAGCTTCTGGGGGCCGAGGTCCGGCCCGTCCACTCGGGAAGCCGCACCCTGAAGGACGCCACCAACGAGGCCATCCGGGACTGGATCACCCACGTGCGCACCACCTTCTACATCCTGGGCTCGGTGGTGGGCCCCCACCCCTACCCCATGATGGTCCGGGACTTCCAGAGCGTCATCGGGGAGGAGGTCAAGCGGCAGAGCCAAAAGCTTTTCGGCCGCCTGCCCGATGTCCTGATCGCCGCCGTGGGGGGCGGGTCCAACGCCATCGGCCTCTTCGCCCCCTTCACCTACCTAAAGGAGCGTCCCCGCCTGATCGGGGTGGAGGCCGCCGGGGAGGGGCTTTCCACGGGCCGGCACGCGGCGAGCATCGGGGCGGGGAAGCGGGGGGTGCTCCACGGGAGCTACATGTACCTCCTCTACGACCACGACGGCCAGATCACCCCCGCCCACTCCGTTTCCGCCGGGCTGGACTACCCCGGGGTGGGGCCGGAGCACAGCTACTATGCGGACGCAGGTATAGCCGAGTACGCCAGCGTCACCGACGAGGAGGCCCTGGAGGCCTTCAAACTCCTGGCCCGCCTCGAGGGCATCATCCCCGCCCTCGAGTCCGCCCACGCGGTGGCCCACCTCTTGAAGATCGCCCCTGAGCTCGAGAAGGACCAGATCGTCGTCCTCAACCTCTCGGGCCGGGGGGACAAGGACGTGACCGAGGCCATGCGGCTTATGGGAGGCGAGCTCTGAGCCCGGGTGACCGGGTGAAAGGAAGGAGAGACAGGATGGACACCAAGGAAGCCTTCGCCGAAGCCAAGGCCCAGGGGCGGCCCGCCCTCATCCCCTACCTCACCGCGGGCTTCCCCAGCCGGGAGGGGTTCTTGGAGGCGGTCCGGGCGGTCCTGCCCTACGCGGACCTCCTGGAGATCGGCCTTCCCTACTCCGATCCCCTGGGGGACGGGCCGGTGATCCAGCGGGCGAGCGAGGTGGCCCTGAGGAAAGGGATGAGCGTCCAGGGGACCTTGGAGCTGGTCCGGGAGGTCCGGGCCCTCACGGACAAGCCCCTTTACCTCATGACCTACCTGAATCCTGTTCTGGCCTGGGGGCCGGAGCGGTTCTTCGCCCTCTTCAAGGACGCGGGCCTCGAGGGGGTCATCCTCCCCGACCTGCCCCCCGACGAGGACCCCCACCTGGTGCGCAAGGCGCAGGAGATCGGCCTGAAGACGGTCTTCCTTCTGGCCCCCACCTCCACCGAGGTGCGGATAGAGACCGTGACCCGGTACGCCACGGGCTTTGTCTACGCCGTCTCGGTCACCGGGGTCACGGGGGCCAGGGACCGCCTGCCCGAGGAGGTGGGGGAGATGGTCCGGCGCATCAAGGCCCGCACGCCCTTGCCGGTGGTCCTGGGCTTCGGCATATCCGGCCGCGAAACCGCCCGCCAGGCCGCCGTGGCCGACGGGGTGGTGGTGGGGAGCGCCCTGATCCAGGCCCTCGAGGAGGGAAGGCCTCTCTCAGCCCTCCTGCAGGAGGTGCTGGAGGGGCTTAAGGAGGCCTCTCCCGCCTGAGGGACCAAGCTGGGGTGGCCTCAGGCCAAGGGGAGCTCCAGCGGCTCCTTCTCGCTCAGGATCGCCTCCACGTCCGGGTAGCGGAGGATACGGTAGAGGGGGTCCCGCTCCGCCGGGGTGAAGCCCGCATCCACGATGTGGCGGACGATCTGGCGCACCGTGGCGTGGGTGCGGCCGTGCCCCGCCGCCGCCGAGACCACGTTCTCCTCCAGCATGGTGCTCCCGAAGTCGTTGGCCCCGTAGTAGAGGGCGGCCTGGGCCACCTTAAAGCCCATGGTGGGCCAGGAGGCCTGGTGGTTGGGCAGGTTGTCCAGGGCCAGCCGGGCGACGGACAGCTGGCGCAGGTACTCGTGGGCAGTGGCCCCGGGGGCCTTGCCCTTCAGCCGGGTGTTCTCCACCTGCAAGGTCCAAAGGGCGAAGCCCGAGAAGCCGTTCTTGTGCACGGAAAGCGCCCGGTCCTGCTGCTCGCGGATGCGGAGGAGGTGGGCCACCCGCTCCTTCGGCCCTTCCCCAAAGCCGATGACCATGCTGGCCAGGGTGTAGAGCCCCAGGGCCTGGGCCGCGTCCATGATGCGCACCCAGTCCGCGCTCCGGATGCGGGCGGGGGCGGCCTTGAGCCGCACCTCGTCCACCAGGATCTCCGCCCCCGCCCCGGGGAGGCCGTCCAGACCCGCCTCCTTCATCTTCTCCAAAATAGCCTCCGCCTTTAGCCCGGTGAGCCGCTCCAGGCCCAGGATCTCCTCGGGGCTGAAGGCGTCCACCCGCACCTCGGGGTAGTGGGCCTTGAGGTAGCGGAGGAGCTCGAGGTACCAGTCCAGGGGCAGGTCCGGGTTGACCCCTCCCTGCATCAGGATCCGCCGGCCCCCCACGGCCATGAGCTCCTCCACCTTCCGCCCGATCTCCTCAAAGGAGAGGGTGTAGGCGTCCTTCTGCCGCTTGGTCCGGTAGAAGGCGCAGAAGCCACAGGCCACGGTGCAGACGTTGGTGTAGTTGATGTTCCGGTCAATCAGGTAGGTGACCACCCGGGGGTCGGTCTTCT
It includes:
- a CDS encoding BMP family lipoprotein, yielding MKRTLALLTVAALGLSLAQVRVGIAFDAGGKFDRSFNQSAWEGAQRAAKDFKIQLFDFEPADPSQVGQGIRKFAEEGFDLVIGVGFANEPAITANAKEFKDVKFAVVDAVPGEGKLQNAVGLVFREHEGSFLVGYIAGKMSRTGVVGFIGGMDIPLIHKFEAGYRAGAMYAFKEDGIQGKVIAQYVGNTPAAWNDPAKAKEIAASQVRQGADIIYAAAGGSGLGLIDYVKQTKCLKEGGAVKFVRKADPYAKVPKYADYTKACGAGTTPLFFIGVDANQNYLGDTDNNPQTLNHGLTSMMKRVDVAVYEVIKSVVQKTFKGGVREFGLANNGVGYALDEYNKALIPAGVVSKLELIKRDILAGKIKVPEQR
- the ligA gene encoding NAD-dependent DNA ligase LigA, whose protein sequence is MTREEARRRINELRDLIRYHNYRYYVLADPEISDAEYDRLLRELKELEERFPEFKSPDSPTEQVGARPLEPTFRPVRHPTRMYSLDNAFTYEEVLAFEERLERALGRKRPFLYTVEHKVDGLSVNLYYEEGVLVYGATRGDGEVGEEVTQNLLTIPTIPRRLKGVPDRLEVRGEVYMPIEAFLRLNEELEERGEKVFKNPRNAAAGSLRQKDPRVTAKRGLRATFYALGLGLEESGLKSQYELLLWLKEKGFPVEHGYEKALGAEGVEEVYRRFLAQRHALPFEADGVVLKLDDLTLWGELGYTARAPRFALAYKFPAEEKETRLLDVVFQVGRTGRVTPVGVLEPVFIEGSEVSRVTLHNESYIEELDIRIGDWVLVHKAGGVIPEVLRVLKERRTGKERPIRWPEACPECGHRLVKEGKVHRCPNPLCPAKRFEAIRHYASRKAMDIEGLGEKLIERLLEKGLVRDVADLYHLRKEDLLGLERMGEKSAQNLLRQIEESKHRGLERLLYALGLPGVGEVLARNLARRFGTMDRLLEASLEELIEVEEVGELTARAILETLKDPAFRDLVRRLKEAGVSMESKEEVSDLLSGLTFVLTGELSRPREEVKALLQRLGAKVTDSVSRKTSYLVVGENPGSKLEKARALGVAVLTEEEFWRFLKEKGAPVPA
- the thyX gene encoding FAD-dependent thymidylate synthase; translated protein: MEISVLDKGFVRLVDQMGDDRSIVQAARVSYGEGTKTYREDRALIDYLMRHRHTSPFEMVEFKFHIKAPIFVVRQWFRHRTASVNEISGRYSVLKEEFYEPEKWRKQAKDNKQGSEGSYEDQGADALLKEVEEEAYRAYQALLERGVAREMARMVLPLNLYTEFYWKQDLHNLFHFLKLRLDPHAQWEIRQYAQAIANIVKERVPMAWEAFEEHVLLGQNLSRTELLALRGLLTPELYEKALRALGLSERRVKEALEKIFGG
- the trpB gene encoding tryptophan synthase subunit beta — encoded protein: MEIPTYPLPDERGRFGPYGGRYVPETLIPALEEVQAAYLEAKRDPEFLAELDYYLKEFAGRPTPLYFAENLSRHLGGPRVYLKREDLLHTGAHKINNTLGQALLARRMGKRRVIAETGAGQHGVSVATVAARFGLECVVYMGEEDVRRQALNVFRMKLLGAEVRPVHSGSRTLKDATNEAIRDWITHVRTTFYILGSVVGPHPYPMMVRDFQSVIGEEVKRQSQKLFGRLPDVLIAAVGGGSNAIGLFAPFTYLKERPRLIGVEAAGEGLSTGRHAASIGAGKRGVLHGSYMYLLYDHDGQITPAHSVSAGLDYPGVGPEHSYYADAGIAEYASVTDEEALEAFKLLARLEGIIPALESAHAVAHLLKIAPELEKDQIVVLNLSGRGDKDVTEAMRLMGGEL
- the trpA gene encoding tryptophan synthase subunit alpha → MDTKEAFAEAKAQGRPALIPYLTAGFPSREGFLEAVRAVLPYADLLEIGLPYSDPLGDGPVIQRASEVALRKGMSVQGTLELVREVRALTDKPLYLMTYLNPVLAWGPERFFALFKDAGLEGVILPDLPPDEDPHLVRKAQEIGLKTVFLLAPTSTEVRIETVTRYATGFVYAVSVTGVTGARDRLPEEVGEMVRRIKARTPLPVVLGFGISGRETARQAAVADGVVVGSALIQALEEGRPLSALLQEVLEGLKEASPA
- the mqnC gene encoding cyclic dehypoxanthinyl futalosine synthase, with the protein product MKGMDVLERAVSGERLSEADLLALYDLPLPEVAAAAHAVRLQKTDPRVVTYLIDRNINYTNVCTVACGFCAFYRTKRQKDAYTLSFEEIGRKVEELMAVGGRRILMQGGVNPDLPLDWYLELLRYLKAHYPEVRVDAFSPEEILGLERLTGLKAEAILEKMKEAGLDGLPGAGAEILVDEVRLKAAPARIRSADWVRIMDAAQALGLYTLASMVIGFGEGPKERVAHLLRIREQQDRALSVHKNGFSGFALWTLQVENTRLKGKAPGATAHEYLRQLSVARLALDNLPNHQASWPTMGFKVAQAALYYGANDFGSTMLEENVVSAAAGHGRTHATVRQIVRHIVDAGFTPAERDPLYRILRYPDVEAILSEKEPLELPLA